Genomic DNA from Pigmentiphaga litoralis:
TGGCGGGACGCGCTGCACGCGCATCTGCCCGGCATGGCCATCGTCGATGCTGGGGCAACAGGCGCGACAGGCGAGATCACCGATCCCGCTGCTATCCACTACGCTTTGGCCTGGAAGCCGCCCGAAGGCTTCTTCGACAAGATGGTGAATCTGCGGCTGATCATCAATCTGGGCGCGGGCGTGGATTCGCTGGTGGGCCGTCGCGACCTTCCGGCGGGTGTGCCGATTACCCGCATTACCGACCCGCAGATGGCGCGCATGATGGCGGGCTATGTGCTGTTTGCCACGCTGCGCCACGCCCGCGAGATCCCGCATTTTGAGCAGGCTCAACGCCGCGGGCAATGGGCGTACCGGCATCCGCGGTCGCCCGAGACGATTCGTGTCGCGGTGCTTGGCCTGGGCGAGCTGGGTGCACTGGCTGCCAGCGAAGTGCAGCGCCAGGGCTTTACCGTGATGGGGTGGTCGCGCAGCCCGCGGCAGATCGACGGTGTGCAATGTTTTGCGGGCATCGAGACGCTGGATACGGTGCTGGAGCAGGCCGACATTCTGGTGGTGATGTTGCCGCTGACGACGGACACGCGCGGCCTGCTGGACCGTGCGCGGCTGTCACGTCTGCCCAAGGGCGCGGCATTGATCAACGTGGCGCGGGGTGCTCTGGTGGACCAGGCGGCGATGACGGACCTGCTGCGCGACGGGCATATCGGGTCGGCGACGCTAGATGTGTTTGCGCAGGAACCCTTGCCTGCGGGCGACCCATTGTGGGCGATGGAAAATGTGTTGATCACGCCGCATCTGGCGTCGGTGGCGATCCCGTCATCGTCGGCGAAGCAAATCGCGGACAACATTTTGCGAGTGTCGCGGAGGGAAGCGCCGGCGAATCAGGTGGATCCTTCGCGCGGGTATTAAGGCACCGACATCAGCACGCTGAGTTCAGCGCACGGACATCAGCGCACCGACATCAGCGCACCGACATCAGGGCACCAACATCAGGGCACCAACATCAGCGCACCGACACCAGCAAGCAGGTACCAGGACAAGCCCATCAGCATGCTGCACAAAGCGCGGGATCTCCCCCGCGCTTTTTTTCGCCTAGTGGCTGTCTTCGATGTTCAGCACTTTGCCCAGCCCCAGAAAGTAGTTGGCAAACGCAAGCACACAGGCGGTCACCACGATGTAGACCGCCGACAGCGCGGCCAGGGTCGGATCGGCAAATTCGCGGACATAGTTGTACATGGAGACCGGCAGCGTCTGCGTGGCCTGGGTCGTGATGAACAAGGACGCCGTGAATTCGCTGAACGACATGATTGCGGCGAACAACCATCCACCGAACAAGCCGGGCGCAAGCAGGGGCACGGTGATCGTGAACAGCACCTTGAGCGGCGATGCGCCCAGGCTGGCGGCGGCCTGTTCCAGGCGTTCGTCCAGGTTTTCCATGGACACGTAGACGCTGCGCAGCACAAAGGGCAGCACCAGCATGACGTGGCACAGAATCACCACGGCATACCCGCGCTGCAGCTTGAGCTGCGACACCAGGATCAACAGGCCCAGGCCCAAGGTGAAATGCGGGATGACCAGCGGCGAATGCAGGATGGCCTGCAGCGTTTCCTTGCCGACAAATTCCAGCCGTTTGACGGCGATGGCGAGGCCCGTGCCGACGACCAATGCGATCACCGACGACCATGCGGTAACGATCAGGCTGGCATGAAAGCCGTCTTTGAAGTCGCTGTAGGTAAAGACGCGTTCGAACCATTTCAACGACCAGCTTTCGGGCGGGAAGCTGAGCATGGCTTTTTCGTTGAAGGCGGCCAGCACGGCCACGACCACCGGCAGCATGACGAAGGCCAGGATCAGGAAGACGACAACCGGGCCGGCAATACGCAGCGGCAACGAGACGGAATGGTGGGTGCGCATGTCAGTGCCCTCCGGCCAGTTTCATGCGCCGGGTGAACCGGCCCAGGATGACAAGCGCGGCAATGGTCATGGCCAGGCCCGCCACGCTCAGGCTGGCCGCCAGCGGAAAGTTCATCGACGAAAATCCAAGTTGATAGACCAGGGTGGACACCGTCGGCACGCGGCCCCCGCCTATCATCTGCGGGGTGGCAAACGCGCTGAAGGTCCACGCGAACGCGGTCGTCACGCTGGCCAGAATGCCGGGCATGGACAGCGGCAGCGTCACGGTCAGGAAGGTGCGGATGGGGCCGGCGCCCAGGCTTTGGGCTGCCTTTTCGTAATCGCGGTTGATGTGCGAAATGGCGGTGGCCAGCATCAGCACCACCACCGGGATGGTCACGTGCACCAGGGCGACCAGCACGCCCAGGTGGGTGAACATGAGCGACAGCGGCTGATCGATGATGCCCAGCTTGCGCAGCATCGTGTTCAAGAAGCCATTGCTGCCCAGGACGATGATCCACGAGTAGGTGCGAACGATTTCGCCCAGGAAGAGCGGCGTGATCGAGATGATGAGAATGGCGGACTTGAGCACCCGCCGGCGCACCCGCACCAGGGCGTAGGCCAGTGGATAGGCCACCAGCAAGGACAGGACGGTGGTCTCGACGCTAAGCCGCAGCGTGTTGATGAACGCATCCAGATAGATCGATTTGTTCAGCGTGGTGAAGTTGGCCAGCGTCAGGCCACCAACGTCCATCGATCCGGGCACGAAGGCCCGGAAGCTGAACTGGAAGACACTGAGCAGCGCCACGCAGATGCAGACCGCGACCAGAAAGGCCGGGGACAACAAGGAGGCTCTGAGCCCGGAACGCATGGCCATCATTCTTGGGGCTCCTGGTCGTGACCGATCAGTTCATCAGGTTTTCAGTGAACCACTTGCGCCATTCGGCCGTCTTTTCGGCGCGCAACTGGTTGTCGATCACAATCGCTTGCGACTTCCACTGTTCCTTGGTGGTGAAGACACCGGGCAAGGCTGCGTCGGCGGCGGACACCTTGGCGTTGTCGACGACCGGGCTGGCTTTCTTGAAGGCCACGATCTTGGACTGCACGTCGGACGACAGGGCAATGTTCATGAACTTGTAGGCCAGTTCGGTTTTGGTCGACCCTTTCATGATGCCCATGGCGTCGACGCCCAGCACGGCGCCTTCTTTCGGCATGACGACCTTGATGGGCACGCCCTGGCCGATCATGTAATACGCATTCATGGACAGCAGCACCTGCACCGGCGTTTCGCCCGTGGCGATCAGTTGCTGGCTGTTGGCGTCGTTGGTGTAGAACGCCTTCATGTTGGGCTTGAGCGCCTTCAGCTTTTCCTGGCCCTTTTCCCAGGTCTTGGCATCGCCACCCGACAGCATGGCGGACACGGCAATGATGTGGCTGGGGTCAAAGTCGGGTACCGACAGCTTGCCTTTCAGTTCAGGCTTCCACAGGTCGTTCCAGCTGTCGAACTTGATGTTGGCCGGCACGGCGTCGGGGCGATAGCCGATGGTGTAGACGTAGGCCCAGCTGCCGATGTGGAAGGGGCTGATCTTGGCCTGGTCCACCAGGTGCGAGTAATTCGGGATCTTGGACGTATCGAGCTTTTCGAACAGATTGCCGTTGGCGTACAGCCAGCCGATATGCGAGGTGGTGAAGGTGATGTCGCTTTCGGGGGTCGACGCCAGCTTGGCTTTATTGAGCCGGTCGATGGTGCCGCCAGTCACGTATTTGACGGGCACGCCGGTCTGCTTCGTGAATTCCTTTCCGATGTTCTCGTCAATGAGGTCACGGAAACTTCCGCCCCAGGTACTGATGACGAGGGCATCCTGAGCCCAGGCCACATTCGCAAACAAGGTTGCCGACAGCAAACCGGCAGTCATGAGTTTTCGGATCATTGCAGTGCCCTCTGGGTTGAGTGAAGCGGTGTAGGGCAATGATGGGAGACAGGGCACACGGCACCAAGTCACCTTTTCCTTATGCCTGGCTCACAATTCCCGAGGTGCCGCCTGAAAGGCCCCACGGTACAAAGTCGAGACTGACTTTTGGGCGACCCGATCATGAAACACACACGCATTCGGACCTTCAACACCAAGGCCACCTACCCCGAGCAGAACCTGGACAACGACCTGTGCCAGGCCGTGGTGGCGCGGGGGCGCACCGTGTTCCTGCGGGGCCAGATCGGCCAGGACCTGGACACGTCGGAAAGCGTCTGCATCGGTGACGTGGCCGGGCAGGCGGAACAGGCCATGAAGAACATTGCCATGCTGATGAAAGAAGCCGGCGGCGAGCTGGAAGACATCTGCAAGATCACGATCTACATCATCGACCCGCGCTATCGCGAGGCGGTGTATCGCGTGGTGGGGACCTGGTTGAAGGGCGTGTTTCCGGTGTCGACCGGGATCGTGGTGTCGGCGTTGGCCCGGCCCGAATGGCTGGTGGAGATCGACGCCACCGCCGTGATCCCGGACTGACCATGACGTTCTCCATCATTGCGCGCTGCCCCGCGACCGGGCAGTTCGGTGCGGCGGTGTCGTCATCGTCCCCCGCGGTGGCGGCCCGCTGCATCCGCGCCCGTAGCGGCGTCGGCGCGGCGGTCAGCCAGAACATTACCGACCCGGGCCTGGGACCGCGGTTGCTGGACTTGATGGCCGCGGGGCACGGGCCGCAGCAGGCGCTGGACGCCCTGCAGGACCGGCCCTTTATTGCCTACCGGCAGCTGATGGCGATCGATGCCACAAACCCGCCCGCGATCTTTACGGGCGCCAGCGCCTTGGGCACCCTGGCGAGTGCACTGGGCGAGCATGCCGCGTGCGCCGGCAACATGCTGGCGTCGCTGGACGTGCCGGCCCGCATGCTGGAGGCATTCGATGCGGCCGACGGCGCGCTGGCCGAACGCCTGATGCTGGCGCTCCTGGCCGGGCAGGCGGCGGGTGGCGAGGCAGGCCCGGTGCATTCGGCCGGTTTGCTGGTGGTGGGCGACCTGGACTGGCCCATGGTGGACCTGCGGCTGGACTGGGTGGATGCCGATCCCGTGCAGGCGCTGTACGAGACGTGGAAGATCTACGAGCCGCAGGTGCAGGATTACATCACCCGCGCCCGCGACCCGCGTGCGGCGCCCAGCTTCGGCGTGCCCGGAGATCTGTAGGCGACCGGCCTAGTCATCCGCGGCAGGCGACCGCGGCGGGTCGATCTGGCATGCTATGGCTCCTGCGTCAGCCGCCCTTCCGTACCCTGCCATGCTCAATCGCCTTTCCTTGCGCCAGATGGAATATTTCGTGGCCACTGCCAAGCTGGGCAGCATTGCCTCGGCATCGGCCCAGGTCCACATTTCATCACCGTCCATCTCGGCCGCGATCGCGCATATCGAAGCCGAACTGGGCGTGCAGCTTTTTGTGCGACATCCGTCCAAAGGCCTGGCGCTGACGACCGTGGGCACGCTGGTGATGCAGCAGTGCGAAGACCTGCTGGAACGCGCGTCTCGCCTGTATGACATTGCGTCGGACTCCAGCAATGCGATCCAGGGTGTGCTGCGGGTCGGCAGCTTTCAGCCGTTGACGCCGATGCTGGCGCCCGAAGTCATTTTCGGTTTTGCCCGCGCCTTCTCGAAAGTCGAAGTGCGGCTGGTGGAAGGCGATCAGCAGGAGCTGATGAACAAGCTGCACGCGCACGAGATCGATGTCGCGATCACCTACGACCTGCAGCTGACCGACGAGATCACCTTCGAAACGCTGGCCCATCTGCCGCCCCACGTGCTGGTCAGCGAACTGCATCCCCTGGCGCTGCAGCCCGCGGTCACGTTCGAGGAATTGTCCCCGGAACCCATGGTGCTGCTGGACTTGCCCATAAGCCGCGAGTACTTCCTGTCCTTGTTCGCAAAGGCCGGCGTGCCGGCCAATGTTGTGGCGCGGTCGCGGTCCGAAGAAGTGGTGCGGTCGATGGTGGCGAATGGCATCGGCTACACGCTGTTCAACGTGCGGCCGAAATCCAATCAGTCGCTGGACGGCAAACGCCTGGTGCGGCGCCGCCTGGCCGGCGAGAACCGGCCAATGCTGCTGGGCCTGGCCACCTATAGCGCCATGAAACGATCCCGCCTGGTGGAAGTGTTCATGCAGCGTTGCCGGTCCTACATTTCGGACCAATACATTCCCGGCATGAGTGCGGCGAGTTTCTTCGATCCGCACATGGTGGCGCCGCCGCCCGACAGCGTGGCCTAGGCGCCGCCGCGGGCCACCACCCCGTCTGCGCGCTTCAATGCGTCGTTTGTGACGCTGCCGACGCCGAGGCCACCACGATGGGCTGCAGTCCGGCCAGATCGTCGAAGCTGGGCATGCCGGTGTCACGCAGCATGGACAGGCTGCGGATGGGCGGGACGCCCGCCACCACGCGCGCCGGATTGCCCGCTGCGATCGTGTTGGCCGGGATGTCGTGCGTGACGACCGACCCCGCGCCAATCACGGCGTTGTCGCCGATGTGGACACCCTTGAGGATCACGGACCGTGCCCCGATGAAGACGTTGTCGCCGATCACGACGGGCTTGGCGCCGATCCGATCGGGGTCGCGTTCATAGCGGCGATTGGGCGCCGTGACCGGATGAAAGTCGTTGTCGGCAATGATTACGTCGGACCCGATCAGGCAGTGCCGCCCCACCGTGACCGACTTGGCCGCGCAGATGACTGTGCCAGTCAGGCCGGCGTCATCGCCGATCGAAATATGGGCGTGCGGGCGCACCGTTCGCAAGATGACGGGGTTGATGACACCCAGATCGGCCACCATCGATGTCGAAACGAGCACGGTGCGCTGGCCGATTTCCAGGGTGGAGTCTGCCATCAGGGTGATGATGGGAAGTCCCAGGAAGGTCACGCCCTTTTTCAGGGAGACGCCCGGCTGGCAGGAGGCGACGGTTTTTCCTGCACGGCAGTACAGGAAGTAGAGGCGCCGCAAGACTTTCTTGATGATTTTCATGGCGAGGGCATCCGCTGGGAACTGTGTTCCGCGTCGCAGTGCAGGAAACCTGACCACTGAACGCCTCGCCATTAAACGGCCGCGGTTGCGGAACACCTAGACGCGTATGCCGTACGCCCATGGCGTAGCGGCTCTAGATCGAATGCCGGTGGTCATCCGCAAGGCGGGTTACCGGAGCAGTCTAGGCGCCTGCCACGATACTCATGACCGCCATCCGCACGGCAATCCCGAACGTGACCTGATTCAGGATCACCGCCTGTTTGCCGTCGGCGACGGATGAGTCGATTTCCACGCCGCGATTCATGGGCCCCGGGTGCATCACGATGGCGTCGGGGGCGGCCAGCGCCAGCTTGTCTTGCGTCAGGCCGTAATGCTTAAAGTATTCCTGTGCCGAGGGCAGCAGCGCGCCGCGCATGCGTTCGTTCTGCAGGCGCAGCATGATGATGACGTCGACGCCTTTCAGGCCTTCGGCCATGTCGGTAAAGACTTTGACGCCCAGGCTTTCCATGCCGGCAGGCAGCAGGGTGAGCGGCGCGATCACGCGGACTTCGGGCACGCCCAGGGTGGTCAAGGCATGGATGTCGGACCGCGCCACCCGCGAATGCAGCACGTCGCCGACGATCGCAACCGTCAGCTTGGTGAAGTCCTGCTTGTAGTGACGGATGGTGTACATGTCGAGCAGCCCCTGGGTGGGGTGCGCATGACGGCCGTCACCGGCATTGATCACGTGGATGTGCGGCGCGACATGCTGGGCGATCAGGTGCGGCGCGCCGCTGGACGCATGGCGGACCACGAACAGGTCCGCCTGCATGGCCGACAGATTGTTGATGGTGTCCAGCAACGATTCACCCTTGCTGGCCGACGACGCATTGATATTCAGGTTGTAGACGTCGGCTGACAGGCGTTTCGCGGCGATCTCGAACGTGGTGCGGGTGCGCGTCGAGTTTTCGAAGAACAGGTTGAAGACGCTCTTGCCGTGCAGCAGGGGCACCTTCTTGACGTCGTGGTCGGCCAGCGGCGCATACGACGCGGCGGTATCGAGCACGTGGTTGATGACGGCGCGCGGCAGCCCTTCGATGGACAGCAGGTGCGTCAGTTCGCCGTTACGGTTGAGCTGGGGGTTACGCATGCGGCGTGTCCGGCGGGCTTTCGGGCGTGATGTCCGTCGGCGGCTCGTCGAAGTAGCTTTGCAGGATGATGGCGGCGGCAACGGCATCGACGCGCTTTCCGCGGCGCGATCCGCCCATTTCCGACTGCGCGGCCAGGCTGGTGCCGCGCTCGTCCACCAGCACCACCGGCAGACCGAAGCGGCCCTTGAGCTGGTTGGCGAACTTGCGGCAGTGCGCCGTCATGGGTTGCTCTTCACCATCCACATTGAGCGACAGGCCCACCACCAGGCGGCCCGGCTGCCATTCCTTGATCAGTGCGTCGATGCGGGCAAAGCGCGCATCGCGTGACGTATTGCCCAGGACTTCCAGCGGCCGGGCATGGGCGGTCAGGGTGTTGCCGACCGCAATGCCGATGAACTGGGTGCCGTAGTCGAAGGCCAGCAGCGTCTCGTCAGGCATGGCCGGCTTCGCCCGCCAGCATGATGGGGTCGATGCCAAGAAGCTTGAGGGCCGCGTTGAAGCGCTGTTCGGGCGGCGTATTGAAGATGATGTCCGGGCTGGCCATGACGGTGAGCCAGGCGTTGTCGGACAATTCTTCTTCCAGCTGCCCGGCGCCCCAGCCCGAATAGCCCAGGGTGACCAGGAGGCGCGGCGGACCATCGCCTTCGGCGACGGCCTGCAGCACGTCGCGGGACGTGGTCAGGGCCAGTTCGCCCACTTCGACCGTGGACATGTACTTGCCGGTGGGCGCGTGCAGCACGAACCCCCGGTCGGTCTGCACCGGGCCGCCGTAAAAGACCGGTTCGGTGTGGCCGTCGGTGTCGACGTCGTCGATGTCGAGTTCGATGCGTTCCAGAAGGCCGGCCAGGGTCAGATCCGTGGGCCGGTTGATCACCAGCCCCAGCGCCCCTTCAGGCGTGTGTTCGCAGACGTAGATGACCACGCCTGCAAAATTGGGATCCGCCATGTTGGGCATGGCGATCAGAAACTGGTTGGAGAGGTCGATGGCGGGGCTGTCGGTCATGCTGGGATTGTAATGCGGCTGCGCGGAATACTCAGATCTCTACCATTTCGAAGTCTTCCTTCCGGGCGCCGCATTCCGGACAGACCCAGTTCGGCGGCACGTCTTCCCAACGGGTGCCGGGGGCGATGCCTTCTTCAGGCAGACCGGCTTCTTCGTCGTAGATCCAGCCGCAAATCAAACACATCCAGGTACGCATTATCGAGTTTCGCTCTGTAGGCCGACCCGGAAATCAGGGATTCGGCGGGCTTCCATTAGAATCACGCATCTTACCCAAACCCGTTGGCCCCCGTCGCGCGCCGTCGCCGGCGTTCGCCACCTTTTACAGATTTCACGTTTGCCAGCCTCTGCCTTGACCCCTCCCCTTGTCCTTACGTTCGCGCCGTCAGACCCCAGTGGTGGCGGCGGGATCCAGGCCGACCTGCTTACCTGTGCCAGCATGGGGTGCCAGGCCCTGACGGTCCTGACCGGGTTGACGGTGCAGGATTCGGCGGGCATCGAAGACAGCCAGGAAGTCGATCCGGAATGGATCGACGATCAGGCGCGCAGCCTGCTGGAAGACATGCCGGTGCGCGCCTTCAAGATCGGCGGCATGTTCAGCCCCGAAGCCGTCAGCACGATTGCCGAGATCCTGGCCGACTATTCGGCCATCCCTGTGGTGCTGCACCTGGGGTCCGATCCCCTGGAAACGCAGGATGCCGAGGCCGAAGATTCGGCCGAAGAAATCCTGTCGGCCGCGCTGGAACTGCTGGTGCCGCAGGCGACCCTGGTGGTGGTGGACGCGATGCGCCTGCGCCAGTGGGTGGCCGATGGCCTGCTGGAACTGGAATCGAGCTCGGAATCGGGCGTGCAGGCCCTGCTGCGCCTGGGCGCCGGCTGGGTGCTGACCACCGGGCTGCATCTGGGCGGCGAAAATGTGGTCAACACCCTGACCGGGGCGGGCGAATCGCCGTCGGACGTGATCGAGGTGGAATACCGCTGGATCCGCCTGCCGGGCAATTTCCGCGGCGCGGGCAATACGCTGTCCGCCGCGCTGGCCGCGATGATGGCCGGGGGCGTGGAAGCGCCCGACGCCGCCGCCGAAGCGCAGGAATACACGTGGCAGGCCCTGTCCGCCGGCTTTCAGCCGGGCATGGGGCGCATTCTGCCCGATCGCTTTTTCTGGGCCCGCCAGCCGGATCGTGACGGCGGGCACCCTTCTACCATCGGCGACGATACCGTCAGCGGCGCGGCCATCGATCCCGCGCGCGGCGGTCTGTCGTCCTGACCTTGCCGGGAGCACGGACGATGTCGTCAGCCTTTCCCCCTGCCAGTCCGGTACGCGGCCTGTATGGCATCACGCCTGAATGGGATGACATCGACCGGCTGGTCGACGGCATCACATCCGCTTTCCGGGGCGGCATGCAGGTGCTGCAGTTCCGCCGCAAGCTCGCTTCCGGGGACCGCAAGCTGGGCGAGGCACGGCGGCTGAAGGATCTGTGCGACCGGCTCGGAATCGTCTACATCATCAACGATGACTGGCGCCTGGCGCTGGACGTGGGCGCGACCGGCGTGCATCTGGGCCGGGATGACGGCGATCTGGCGCCCGTGCGTGCGCAGGTCGGCCAGGGCATGCTCATCGGTGCGTCCTGCTATAACGAGCTGGCGCTGGCCGAGTCCGCGGTGCGCGAAGGCGCCGATCACGTGGCGTTCGGGGCAGTGTTCACGTCGCCGACCAAACCCCTGGCCGTGCGCGCGCCCCTGTCGTGCCTGACCGCGGCACGCGACTTGCGCCTGCCGCCCAACGGCGCCGACGCGCGCCGCCCCGCCGTCGTCGCCATCGGTGGCATCACCCCCGACAACGCGCCGTCCGTCGTCGCTGCCGGGGCCGACGCGCTGGCCGTGATCAGCGCCCTTTTCGAGACCGACGACATCGAAGCCACTGCCCGCGCGTTCAGCCGGGCCTTCGCGTCGCCTGCTTCAACCCCTATCTGAATAAGGCCCAGCCATGACCCGCAACGCAGAGCTTTACGAGCGCGCATGCCGCACCATTCCCGGAGGCGTGAATTCGCCCGTGCGTGCCTATCGGTCGGTGGGCGGCACGCCGCCGTTCATTGAACGCGCGGCCGGCCCGTATGTGTGGGATGCCGACAAGCAGCGGTATATCGATTACGTGGGCTCGTGGGGGCCGGCGATTCTGGGTCACGCCCACCCGGCCGTGATCAAGGCGGTGCAGGACGCGGCCGTGAATGGCCTGTCGTTTGGCGCGCCGACCGAAGGCGAAGTGCAGCTGGCCGAGATGCTGTGCGAACGCATGCCATCGATCGAGCAGGTGCGCATGGTCAGTTCGGGCACGGAAGCGACCATGAGCGCGATCCGGCTGGCGCGGGGCTTTACCGGCCGCGACAAGATCATCAAGTTCGAAGGCTGCTATCACGGCCATGCCGACAGCCTGCTGGTCAAGGCCGGGTCGGGCCTGTTGACCTTCGGCAACCCGACGTCGGCGGGCGTGCCCGCTGAATTTGCCGCGCACACGCTGGTGCTGGACTACAACGACCTGGACGCGGTGGAAGCGGCCTTCAAGGAATACGGCGGCCAGATCGCGTGCATCATCGTCGAGCCGGTCGCGGGCAACATGAACATGGTCCAGCCCAAGCCGGGATTTTTGCAGGGCTTGCGCGAGCAGTGCACGCGCCATGGCGCGCTGCTGATT
This window encodes:
- a CDS encoding 2-hydroxyacid dehydrogenase: MTSPSGTLVFSSAFDAFEVWRDALHAHLPGMAIVDAGATGATGEITDPAAIHYALAWKPPEGFFDKMVNLRLIINLGAGVDSLVGRRDLPAGVPITRITDPQMARMMAGYVLFATLRHAREIPHFEQAQRRGQWAYRHPRSPETIRVAVLGLGELGALAASEVQRQGFTVMGWSRSPRQIDGVQCFAGIETLDTVLEQADILVVMLPLTTDTRGLLDRARLSRLPKGAALINVARGALVDQAAMTDLLRDGHIGSATLDVFAQEPLPAGDPLWAMENVLITPHLASVAIPSSSAKQIADNILRVSRREAPANQVDPSRGY
- a CDS encoding ABC transporter permease, with protein sequence MRTHHSVSLPLRIAGPVVVFLILAFVMLPVVVAVLAAFNEKAMLSFPPESWSLKWFERVFTYSDFKDGFHASLIVTAWSSVIALVVGTGLAIAVKRLEFVGKETLQAILHSPLVIPHFTLGLGLLILVSQLKLQRGYAVVILCHVMLVLPFVLRSVYVSMENLDERLEQAAASLGASPLKVLFTITVPLLAPGLFGGWLFAAIMSFSEFTASLFITTQATQTLPVSMYNYVREFADPTLAALSAVYIVVTACVLAFANYFLGLGKVLNIEDSH
- a CDS encoding ABC transporter permease; amino-acid sequence: MAMRSGLRASLLSPAFLVAVCICVALLSVFQFSFRAFVPGSMDVGGLTLANFTTLNKSIYLDAFINTLRLSVETTVLSLLVAYPLAYALVRVRRRVLKSAILIISITPLFLGEIVRTYSWIIVLGSNGFLNTMLRKLGIIDQPLSLMFTHLGVLVALVHVTIPVVVLMLATAISHINRDYEKAAQSLGAGPIRTFLTVTLPLSMPGILASVTTAFAWTFSAFATPQMIGGGRVPTVSTLVYQLGFSSMNFPLAASLSVAGLAMTIAALVILGRFTRRMKLAGGH
- a CDS encoding ABC transporter substrate-binding protein; this translates as MIRKLMTAGLLSATLFANVAWAQDALVISTWGGSFRDLIDENIGKEFTKQTGVPVKYVTGGTIDRLNKAKLASTPESDITFTTSHIGWLYANGNLFEKLDTSKIPNYSHLVDQAKISPFHIGSWAYVYTIGYRPDAVPANIKFDSWNDLWKPELKGKLSVPDFDPSHIIAVSAMLSGGDAKTWEKGQEKLKALKPNMKAFYTNDANSQQLIATGETPVQVLLSMNAYYMIGQGVPIKVVMPKEGAVLGVDAMGIMKGSTKTELAYKFMNIALSSDVQSKIVAFKKASPVVDNAKVSAADAALPGVFTTKEQWKSQAIVIDNQLRAEKTAEWRKWFTENLMN
- a CDS encoding RidA family protein, translating into MKHTRIRTFNTKATYPEQNLDNDLCQAVVARGRTVFLRGQIGQDLDTSESVCIGDVAGQAEQAMKNIAMLMKEAGGELEDICKITIYIIDPRYREAVYRVVGTWLKGVFPVSTGIVVSALARPEWLVEIDATAVIPD
- a CDS encoding DUF1028 domain-containing protein, with product MTFSIIARCPATGQFGAAVSSSSPAVAARCIRARSGVGAAVSQNITDPGLGPRLLDLMAAGHGPQQALDALQDRPFIAYRQLMAIDATNPPAIFTGASALGTLASALGEHAACAGNMLASLDVPARMLEAFDAADGALAERLMLALLAGQAAGGEAGPVHSAGLLVVGDLDWPMVDLRLDWVDADPVQALYETWKIYEPQVQDYITRARDPRAAPSFGVPGDL
- a CDS encoding LysR substrate-binding domain-containing protein, which encodes MLNRLSLRQMEYFVATAKLGSIASASAQVHISSPSISAAIAHIEAELGVQLFVRHPSKGLALTTVGTLVMQQCEDLLERASRLYDIASDSSNAIQGVLRVGSFQPLTPMLAPEVIFGFARAFSKVEVRLVEGDQQELMNKLHAHEIDVAITYDLQLTDEITFETLAHLPPHVLVSELHPLALQPAVTFEELSPEPMVLLDLPISREYFLSLFAKAGVPANVVARSRSEEVVRSMVANGIGYTLFNVRPKSNQSLDGKRLVRRRLAGENRPMLLGLATYSAMKRSRLVEVFMQRCRSYISDQYIPGMSAASFFDPHMVAPPPDSVA
- a CDS encoding acyltransferase, encoding MKIIKKVLRRLYFLYCRAGKTVASCQPGVSLKKGVTFLGLPIITLMADSTLEIGQRTVLVSTSMVADLGVINPVILRTVRPHAHISIGDDAGLTGTVICAAKSVTVGRHCLIGSDVIIADNDFHPVTAPNRRYERDPDRIGAKPVVIGDNVFIGARSVILKGVHIGDNAVIGAGSVVTHDIPANTIAAGNPARVVAGVPPIRSLSMLRDTGMPSFDDLAGLQPIVVASASAASQTTH
- a CDS encoding aspartate carbamoyltransferase catalytic subunit, with amino-acid sequence MRNPQLNRNGELTHLLSIEGLPRAVINHVLDTAASYAPLADHDVKKVPLLHGKSVFNLFFENSTRTRTTFEIAAKRLSADVYNLNINASSASKGESLLDTINNLSAMQADLFVVRHASSGAPHLIAQHVAPHIHVINAGDGRHAHPTQGLLDMYTIRHYKQDFTKLTVAIVGDVLHSRVARSDIHALTTLGVPEVRVIAPLTLLPAGMESLGVKVFTDMAEGLKGVDVIIMLRLQNERMRGALLPSAQEYFKHYGLTQDKLALAAPDAIVMHPGPMNRGVEIDSSVADGKQAVILNQVTFGIAVRMAVMSIVAGA
- the ruvX gene encoding Holliday junction resolvase RuvX — translated: MPDETLLAFDYGTQFIGIAVGNTLTAHARPLEVLGNTSRDARFARIDALIKEWQPGRLVVGLSLNVDGEEQPMTAHCRKFANQLKGRFGLPVVLVDERGTSLAAQSEMGGSRRGKRVDAVAAAIILQSYFDEPPTDITPESPPDTPHA
- a CDS encoding YqgE/AlgH family protein, producing MTDSPAIDLSNQFLIAMPNMADPNFAGVVIYVCEHTPEGALGLVINRPTDLTLAGLLERIELDIDDVDTDGHTEPVFYGGPVQTDRGFVLHAPTGKYMSTVEVGELALTTSRDVLQAVAEGDGPPRLLVTLGYSGWGAGQLEEELSDNAWLTVMASPDIIFNTPPEQRFNAALKLLGIDPIMLAGEAGHA
- a CDS encoding rubredoxin; translation: MRTWMCLICGWIYDEEAGLPEEGIAPGTRWEDVPPNWVCPECGARKEDFEMVEI
- the thiD gene encoding bifunctional hydroxymethylpyrimidine kinase/phosphomethylpyrimidine kinase, which gives rise to MTPPLVLTFAPSDPSGGGGIQADLLTCASMGCQALTVLTGLTVQDSAGIEDSQEVDPEWIDDQARSLLEDMPVRAFKIGGMFSPEAVSTIAEILADYSAIPVVLHLGSDPLETQDAEAEDSAEEILSAALELLVPQATLVVVDAMRLRQWVADGLLELESSSESGVQALLRLGAGWVLTTGLHLGGENVVNTLTGAGESPSDVIEVEYRWIRLPGNFRGAGNTLSAALAAMMAGGVEAPDAAAEAQEYTWQALSAGFQPGMGRILPDRFFWARQPDRDGGHPSTIGDDTVSGAAIDPARGGLSS
- the thiE gene encoding thiamine phosphate synthase, which translates into the protein MSSAFPPASPVRGLYGITPEWDDIDRLVDGITSAFRGGMQVLQFRRKLASGDRKLGEARRLKDLCDRLGIVYIINDDWRLALDVGATGVHLGRDDGDLAPVRAQVGQGMLIGASCYNELALAESAVREGADHVAFGAVFTSPTKPLAVRAPLSCLTAARDLRLPPNGADARRPAVVAIGGITPDNAPSVVAAGADALAVISALFETDDIEATARAFSRAFASPASTPI